The following is a genomic window from Rhododendron vialii isolate Sample 1 chromosome 9a, ASM3025357v1.
GAAGCAAAAGCATCGGATTCAGTGCATTATGAAGATCACTAGACTTTTCCCTCTGTAGATCATCTGACTTGCTTGAGCATAGCTGCATTTTGATATGGCAGCATGTGCATCGTTGTTTAGTTAATATATTCCTTTGCTCATATTTATCGTGTTTGTACAATCGGGATGCTTTTtgatcttttttaatttctgttttttgttggCCTCGGGGGCCTGAGGCTCTGGCCGAATGTGAACGATTTGTAGGGGAGATGCGTAAGGTTTTCAGCTCAATTAACATTTTGGGCCACCCTGTTGTCCGTATTTTTGACCTTTTATCAATGAATTATATCTGTAGCTGTTGTCATGGGATTTTCGGTGTCCATTTACCTTCTGAACATCATTGCATTCTCTCGCATAGTACAGTATCCTCACTTGTGCTTGGCCAAAGCTGGTGTAAAAATAAAAGCCGCTTTCTGGGGTGAGTTCGTAATGAAAATCTGCATGGAACATCTACCTCATGAGAAATTGCATAATGTTTTTTTATCGGTAGTTTGCCAGTTCGATGTTAGTTAACCAGTAAATTCCGAGACCTTTAATGAAGTTGCATCCAAAGGCATCGTAAGCGGTTTTTGGTACTTGGTAGTGTGATATTGAACATTCTTTAGTTTGAATTATTTGCTTCTTACCTGGTGGTTGCTTGGTCTTATCTCAGCTGAAATATTGGCAGGCATTTGAGTCTCATTTGCATTTTCAAAAGGACAACAGCAATGGGACACTTTCTAGGCCGTTGCTCTCTACTCTGCAATTCTGAAAGCATCAGTTAGCTTCGGGCTTTTCCAAAGTTTATCATTACATCTACAAATTCTTTGGTCCaacgaattttttattttttgacattttattACGGTGATCTCTTTGGCTTCGGCCGGCTAATTCCTCTGGTACGCCCGATTTTCCTCTTTCATTTTGAATGTGGACTATCAAGAATAAAATTATCGGTCCGAAGTTCGGAATTTGAGCTTGAGACCTAATGAAGAGAAATTCCAGGTCCTCTCCGTGAGCTAGCGCAGGCGGGTGGGTATCAGGTCCAACGTAAGTGTCCTTTACAATGCGAAGCCTACTCTAGTCTATTTTTGTATTGGTGTGTCTTTTATAACGCGAATCAACGAGACTCGCAATAATAATGATTCAAATGAAATATAAAAAGTGCTTGAAAAATCTATATAAGTGCCTAAGAACGAGCGATTAAGTGTCTTGGAGTTTTCTCAATTTTTAGCATTTAGGATgagagctgctattcccccctTCTGACACAGCCCCCTCCCGACCCCACCCCCTCCTTCCCGTTTTACCCTCTTTCCCCagctccttctttttcttccttttttttttttttttcttctaattttcaattttttctttatttacttcctttcccatttttcctcctttttttttttggttaactaaaattctattttcaattaccCACCACAATACCATATTTAAGACCAACGCTCTGTGCCCAAACTAACATATTTCTAtgctttcaaaaatctatataaaaaaaacaaatatatataagtacaacaTTAACCAGTTCAACGAGCACCTTAagacttcttatttagtttagagctcttagggtgcccattgaaaggttttagagccaaaaatttattagaaccatttaggatgaaatgattagaaaaataacatctttgcactgattcaaatggattgaaaattaaaacacttatttttttaaaccgtttatatattaaaaaatatagttaaaagtTAATCtgactatttttttcctttttttcctatatatatatatatatatatattaaaaatatagtttaaaaaaagtatttcaattttcaatccgtttgaaccggtgtaaagatattatttttctaaacatttcatcctaaatggtcgtaataaattttagaatacacttatttttttaactattttttaatatataaacagtgtaaaaaaataagtgtttcaattttcaatccgtttgaatcagttcaaaaatgttatttttctgatcatttcatcctaaatggtcataataaatttttggctccaaggcctttcaatggacaccttaagagagtcttgaaactaaataatgaatcttagggtgtttgttgaaagactttaaaccaaaaaattcattatgaccatttaaaataaaataataaaaaaaagatctttgCTCTGAAACGGTAATCCGGAAACGGCAAcgttttagttaaaaaaaaaattcaaaaccatcaatttgcaattctatggaacagaaacgtgattatgagagccctaaagacaaaatttgattatgtctctttagaataagatgatcaaaataataagatcttcacacccgattaaacggattaaaaattgaagcacttaattttttaactatattttttaatactccctccgtccctttttaagtgtcctgctttgtaactccaacttattaaaaagacatcatcattacacctttcacatcaactttttccttcactttccctacttacctatcatcattacacttttactcactaacttttcaaaataaaatctacttttagggacaaaatagacaatataccaatttttacccctctaactttacaaaaaaaaaaaaaaaaaaaaaaaactttacaaaatggacacttattaaagaacagcccaaaatgaaatactggacacaaaaaaagagacggaggaagtatataaaagatctaaaaaattaagtgctcaaattttcactctatttgaatcggtgcaaagatcttgtcaatataatcaaAATAACAAGATATTTGCACCGACttaaacggagtgaaaatttgagcacttaattttttgagaccgtttatatattaaaaaatttggttaaaaaattaaatgcttcaatttttaatttgtttgaacggGTGCATAGatatttttattctgatcatattattctaaagagtcataatcaaattttgtctggaaagctctcataattacgtttctgctccataggattggaAATggatggttttgaattttttttttttaactaaaacgttgccgttttagGGAAGCCGGGGGTAATCCGGGAAAAGTGGGGAAAAAGTGCTGTGGGGtcggggggtggggtgtcaggggaggggggaatgGCAATTTACATTCAGGATTCGTCTCGTTATCGTATTAGTTTGCTATCGTTAGCATGACCCGTTTGAAAAAATGCAACTTTGACAGCGTACGAGCTTGTCTCTTGCTTTTCTACTCTAATGGAAGGAAGACGTTCACACTATTATATCAAGGACCATATCTTTTAGGAACCTCCTAAAAAGTAACGACAAGTGCGATTGGTCGTGACACACTGAAAGTAAGCTTTAATCTTTTACTCATTCAGTCAATTAAACAATTCTTTCTCCAATTATTTACCTGACCAGCCGTCTGTGATTTAAACCAGTGCCACAACACTTCTAcaggagaagtttttcagtgccggatgGGCATGGGCGACATGGTGCCGAGCAcgatctcggccgtccaaatgtgttttggatggtccagatctatttggataatttttgagtgtaaaattatcaaaacaccatatgaaatccaaacagatctggatcgttcaaaatatgtttggaCAGCCGAGATGCATGCTCGGCACCATGTTGCCCATGccctcggcactgaaaaatatCTCCTTTCACAGGCTaagaagcaattttttttattttgcttttacccTAAACTTGGTGACAATAATGCACCCTGTGTGATCAAAAAAGCTTCTTATCCATTTATACACAGTTTCTTTGTTGTTTCCTCGTCACCTTGGCTTTTGACAAAGTCTTCTGAGTAGACTCATAAAGTCAAGTTCAGAATTGTTTCTTTATTGTTgatgaaaacaagaattttctaccccaagtctctctctctctctctctctagtttgtCATCTTCATGATCATCCACCTCTGCTGCAAttaacaactctctctctctctctctctctctctctctctagtttgtCATCTTCGTGATCATCAACCTCTGCTGCAATTAAACAACCCCAATTGAAGCCACAGGCCACCCCCTTAAACCAGAAAACCTTCCCAAAAAACATGGAAGCAAAGAGTACGTTTACCTGTGCAAGGGAGAGGCTTGAAATGGAGCTCAGAGAAATCAAAGAGAATCCACCAACACACATCAGTTTTGGGCCTCGAAGTGATGATGATGTATTCAAATGCCAAGGCATCATTATGGGGGCTATTGGCACCCCATTTGAAGGTGGTATCTTCCGCCTTTCCATACAGTTCCCAAGTGATTACCCTTTCAGCCCTCCTGAAGTAAAGTTCCTAACCAAGGTATATTCTTGATTTACAGTCTGCTTTATCCATCCTCTTGTTTGCTAGTATTACGGGCAATCCTTGGCCGTTTGGCCTTACTCGCTAAAACACAACCTGTCGGTAATGttcggaaaaaagaccgaaatacccATTTTTCATTTGATTCATTATTTGGTTACCCTTTCAGATGCTCATTTTGTTTGGGCGTTCAGTTtaacggatttttttttttttggaaagtgattttgatacttcattttttatctttatcctATGTCAAATTACCAaattatcttttattttgttagcaTTCATCTACTTTAAAGGGTATTATTGTAAtttcaaatagaaaaaggaCAAAAGTGAGGTGCCATTGACTAAaaatggagtgtcaaaatcaattttcttttttttttttctttctttccttcaaaATATTGTAGTATTCTCCGTTATTGGTTTCGGGCTAGAAAATGAATATCCAATGAAATGCGAAACTGACAATTTGATTTCTAATAAACCGTCAAGGAGATCATAACCACTGACGGCTGAATAGAAACATCAAACTGAACGCCCAAACAAAATGAGCACCGGGCGGAAAAAATGCCCAACCTTAGACACTCTAAAGATACTATTTCAATCCTGCTCCGAATTCGGGAACCTAATGCATTGGGCTGCATTTTTAATTACGATTCATGCTTGTAAATagatttttgggattttgttgaTAGCTAGAGAGATGGTCTCTGATGTGCAGATTTATCATCCGAATGTAAATGAAGATGGCAAAATTGACATCAACATAGGAGAACAGTGGACCCCTGCTTTCACTACGGAAACACTGCTGCTCTCTATCTCCTCAATGCTCACGTACCCAATTCTTGAGCACACTGAAAATGCAATCTCAGATCTTTATCTGAACCACTATCAACGTTACAACGCGATTGCAAGAGAGTGGACCCAAAAGTACGCAATGTCCGGATTTGTGTCGATTTCCCCTGATGATCAATCGCTACATTCCCTTGATGCTCAATTGCTACATTCGGAAGTTGCCAGACTTTCGATTGAGTGAGGGATCATCCTCTGGTCATGCTCGTAAAAGGATTGTCACACGCTGGTCGCCCCGCTGAAGGAAACAAAAAGGCTAATCCTCATGGAGGATGCTTTTCTAAGCAATAATAGACAGGTGCAAATCCTGGATAAGTAATGTTGCATAGTAGTAATGTCGACTTTTTATCGCTTGATGCAATGATTGAGTTAATTAGATGCTGGGAAATTTCGATGGTTAACATCGATGGCATTGATTTGAAGTGACATAATAGACAGTTTACGATATTGCGGTTTTGATCTTGAATTTCGCGAGAGAAAAGTGAATACAAAGTACAAGACACTGAATTGGTGAaaccaaatttattttcttggtgTATGAAAACCGTGGTTGAAAAATAACGTTAGAGCAAAAAGTGAAGCAGTGATTTCACGTATTATATGACTTGTAGTATACCCATATGCCGCCTGACGGGCTCGGGAGAGAGGATGCCTTTGTTTGAGAAGCTCTGTGCCTCTGTGGTTTTGTAGCAAATTGAACTTgaaccatttcatttttttttgttccgaaGCTTAgggcacctcgactaatttatTGGGTTCAAAGAGGAGCCTACACCCaaaattgttatttttccataaacataattttatattcaacaTTAGTATTATTTGATTGATCTTGTCGAATACGTTTCGAATAtgcgtgtatatatatttaaaatcgAATATGTACAACAAAAGGTATAGGGGGCCACTTTTTAAGTGGTATTTTGAGAACATTTACTTTGttcatattgccaaaggttatgTCTGTTTCCAATCCTCCCCGCAATATGCCCAATGATTGGAGGGTtctgttgttattgttgatgtacaacaaaagttataaataTTGGGAgatagtgtaacgccccgatttctcaagaaatttcggaagcattaaccctaaaatacattgaattttacaaactattaggcccttatttatccttatacaaaaattacaatttcaaaataatacaaaaatctatgtacatttatttaacaaaagcaactccagagcgactctagttttgacacgaaattccaagcaatgttggcccagactccgtttcaggggtcccacttgtatcaactgctccactgtgaaaTCCTgtacactctggcaaattgaacgccgaagcaaacgatttgccaggatacaaacgtatcctgagtgataattcaccaagtagaaatcctaaaacccaatactaCAATATGCatatcaacaatataataattcataatacaccgaaggtataaaataataacacatcgtctttttctttactatccatcatcttacatgtaatctaaggattctctccacgagatcctttcctcccacatccactaactacaatcgtctcatgggtccaccattcctcttgcttgtcctgcaccagggtcctaggtgagcgcacctaagttatgtaccgagtatgttctcacttaagaccataacaggaggatcgagtcatcccatgatgtatcgtacattagggtcggacatccactaccccacgctaattataaccgtctcatggaacccattctcttcctcaaagaaaaacttttcatgacgtatcatacattaacgtctcactaactataatcgtctcatgggacccattctcttcctcgaagagaaacttcccatgacgtatcatacattagcgtctcactaactataatcgtctcatgggacccattctcttcctcgaagaaaaacttcccatgacgtatcatacattagcgtctcactaactataaccgtctcatgggacccattctcttcctcgaagagaaacttcctatgacgtatcatacgttagtgtcataacaccgggccccgcaggtaacccatttcaacacagggccccataggttacccttgccatcgccatggctcaattcacaatccacacagtactcacactttcaacactttatcattttccatttacttatcatcgtctacatgattcactactcgtaaccaccccgggaacctatttgtccaatctacagccacaacaaaatatcacacggttcaacatttcaactaaaagtactcacaacacataaccatgcgataaaattaatcatgtcatagaattaatcatgcgagtaacaaaataatattcagtcaaacaattaattactacacttaaaattaagtctattttctctcatttagaaattttataaaacatttctactatttaaacattttctttaactctcatattatttatagattttacaaattaattttttataaaaaaatacttattgctaaatttagtatttactaactatattaaatattaatatgagatttttataacaacaaaattatgagaggctattctaattaatatttattagagttaacgattaactaatatataatctaaaatatttcttgtttacaatctaaataaatttttactagtaaaatattcttgtgaatatttcataaacatttatttaccccaataatttattaaacacgtaaacgtccactcaaatacaaattaccaatgcaacatcaataataatttcacaatcaaacacttgttaaacgatcataaattttcacagggtataacactaatcattccggcacaaccagactaaatttttatataaacaggactaaaaataaattaacaatttaacagcagatcatcatcttcaataaattttaaatctaagtaactccattaaaatgcagataaaggttttgggtttctggaaaactacctcaaacgcgattctaagtccgatTAAGTGTTATACGGTGTCCCGtggatcgccatggtggttttgaaatctcgag
Proteins encoded in this region:
- the LOC131299417 gene encoding ubiquitin-conjugating enzyme E2 30-like; amino-acid sequence: MEAKSTFTCARERLEMELREIKENPPTHISFGPRSDDDVFKCQGIIMGAIGTPFEGGIFRLSIQFPSDYPFSPPEVKFLTKIYHPNVNEDGKIDINIGEQWTPAFTTETLLLSISSMLTYPILEHTENAISDLYLNHYQRYNAIAREWTQKYAMSGFVSISPDDQSLHSLDAQLLHSEVARLSIE